From a single Streptomyces sp. 1331.2 genomic region:
- a CDS encoding ABC transporter permease produces MTTRHPAGAPTFRSLPARILPGAGRVARQAARRLVLLVVLLAAVFVAVELLPGDAAGATSDRGVTAADLAARRTAMGLDRPVAERFRDWMTGLPTGDLGTTARGRHVTDVLAGPFPNTLLLGGLALAVSTAGALALGGWATLRPGGRTDRAVDALSTAAYALPEFVVSVALLLLLSQWTGWLPAVTLTGPDGRPESWTMIVLPLLSLTVPQIGWNTRIVRGALADQAALPHVQAAILDGLPRRRILSHHMLPGALPAIAVGIATSAGMLLGGTVVVETLFNYPGIGAVLAGAITDRDTPLVAGVVAVAGASISLLLLLADTVRTTALGDERR; encoded by the coding sequence TTGACCACCCGTCACCCCGCGGGTGCGCCGACGTTCCGAAGCCTTCCGGCCCGCATCCTCCCCGGTGCGGGCCGGGTCGCCCGGCAGGCCGCACGGCGCCTGGTGCTGCTCGTCGTCCTGCTCGCCGCCGTCTTCGTCGCTGTCGAACTGCTGCCGGGCGACGCCGCCGGTGCGACCTCCGACCGGGGCGTCACCGCAGCCGACCTCGCCGCCCGCCGCACCGCCATGGGCCTGGACCGCCCGGTCGCCGAACGCTTCCGGGACTGGATGACCGGCCTGCCCACCGGCGACCTCGGCACCACCGCCCGCGGCCGACACGTCACCGACGTCCTGGCCGGCCCCTTCCCCAACACCCTCCTGCTCGGCGGCCTCGCCCTCGCCGTCAGCACGGCCGGCGCCCTCGCCCTCGGCGGCTGGGCCACCCTGCGCCCGGGCGGACGCACCGACCGCGCCGTCGACGCCCTCTCCACCGCCGCGTACGCCCTGCCGGAGTTCGTCGTCTCCGTGGCCCTGCTCCTGCTGCTGTCCCAGTGGACCGGCTGGCTGCCCGCCGTCACCCTCACCGGCCCGGACGGCAGACCCGAGTCCTGGACGATGATCGTCCTGCCGCTGCTCTCCCTGACCGTCCCCCAGATCGGCTGGAACACCCGCATCGTGCGCGGCGCCCTCGCCGACCAGGCCGCCCTGCCCCACGTCCAGGCCGCCATCCTCGACGGCCTGCCCCGCCGACGCATCCTCAGCCACCACATGCTCCCCGGCGCCCTGCCCGCCATCGCCGTCGGCATCGCCACCTCCGCCGGCATGCTGCTGGGCGGAACCGTCGTCGTCGAGACCCTCTTCAACTATCCCGGCATCGGCGCCGTCCTCGCCGGAGCCATCACCGACCGCGACACCCCCCTCGTCGCCGGAGTCGTGGCAGTGGCCGGCGCCTCCATCAGCCTGCTCCTGCTCCTCGCCGACACCGTCCGCACCACCGCCCTCGGAGACGAGCGCCGATGA
- a CDS encoding PadR family transcriptional regulator: MALRNALMAALLEGEASGYDLAKGFDASVANFWMATPQQLYRELERMEADGLIAARVIHQEKRPNKRLFSLTEAGRTAVRAYTEELPSKPSTIRDELLVKVQSVDAGDAAAVRAAVAERMEWARAKLARYERLQVKLLDGRTEEQYLAHAERIGPYLTLLRGMAFERENLSWGDTALRVLDRRSVLQD, translated from the coding sequence ATGGCTCTGCGGAACGCACTGATGGCAGCCCTCCTGGAGGGCGAGGCGTCCGGCTACGACCTCGCCAAGGGCTTCGACGCCTCCGTGGCCAACTTCTGGATGGCCACCCCCCAGCAGCTCTACCGCGAACTGGAGCGCATGGAGGCCGACGGCCTGATCGCCGCCCGGGTCATCCACCAGGAGAAGCGCCCCAACAAACGCCTCTTCTCCCTCACGGAGGCCGGCCGCACCGCCGTCCGCGCCTACACCGAGGAACTCCCGAGCAAGCCGAGCACCATCCGCGACGAGCTCTTGGTCAAGGTCCAGAGCGTCGACGCCGGCGACGCCGCTGCCGTCCGCGCCGCCGTCGCCGAACGCATGGAATGGGCCCGCGCCAAGCTCGCCCGCTACGAACGCCTCCAGGTGAAACTGCTCGACGGCCGCACCGAGGAGCAGTACCTCGCCCACGCCGAACGCATCGGCCCCTACCTCACGCTCCTGCGCGGCATGGCCTTCGAACGCGAGAACCTCAGCTGGGGAGACACCGCCCTACGCGTCCTCGACCGGCGCTCGGTCCTTCAGGACTGA
- a CDS encoding PucR family transcriptional regulator, translating to MIAPQTATGSPTPLAGSLGDAVGSRGAATGDSAPRCGGQPLHQRLLTDLPLLVPAVLTRLLDQLPAYAAMPPEQVRGEITRATEHGIRHFVEVLRTGELPGRELLEKISESSAQRADEGIPLEAVVGAYHLGAEECATRILATAEPGDLPDVLRAQHRLLGYLRLVSCAVATGYVRERQAALGEEQVARQALLSRLLEGGSPQAAADRAGLPLPPSYLVLSIAAGPHPDELLPGVNRSVAARRKVRRLRHELERQSRGVPLTALSEEGGLALLPQETPVAGLGDADWVRLGALVEQLGRICGAELLVAAAAAAPDGVAEAARLVGEVRQVAQAAGLGTGLYRLDDVLLEYQLSRPGPARDGLAALLAPLAGRPELLETLRAFQAAGFDRRQAATRLRVHPNTVDYRLRKATALTGLDPARSGELPMLRAALAAFDAAARERPTSG from the coding sequence GTGATCGCACCCCAGACCGCGACCGGCTCCCCCACGCCCCTGGCCGGCTCCCTCGGGGACGCGGTCGGCTCCCGCGGAGCCGCGACCGGCGACTCGGCGCCGCGGTGCGGCGGGCAGCCGCTGCATCAGCGACTGCTGACCGACCTGCCGCTCCTGGTGCCCGCGGTGCTGACCAGGCTGCTGGACCAGCTGCCGGCGTACGCCGCCATGCCGCCCGAGCAGGTGCGCGGCGAGATCACCCGGGCCACCGAGCACGGGATCCGGCACTTCGTCGAGGTCCTGCGCACCGGCGAACTGCCGGGCCGGGAACTGCTGGAGAAGATCAGCGAGTCCTCGGCCCAGCGGGCGGACGAGGGGATCCCGCTGGAGGCCGTGGTCGGCGCCTACCACCTGGGCGCCGAGGAGTGCGCCACCCGGATCCTGGCCACCGCCGAACCCGGCGACCTGCCGGACGTGCTGCGCGCCCAGCACCGGTTGCTCGGCTACCTACGGCTGGTCAGCTGTGCGGTGGCCACCGGCTACGTGCGCGAGCGGCAGGCCGCGCTCGGCGAGGAGCAGGTGGCCCGGCAGGCGCTGCTCTCCCGGCTGCTGGAGGGCGGCAGCCCGCAGGCCGCGGCCGACCGGGCCGGCCTGCCGCTGCCGCCCAGTTACCTGGTGCTGAGCATCGCGGCCGGACCGCACCCCGACGAGCTGCTGCCCGGCGTCAACCGCTCGGTCGCGGCGCGCCGCAAGGTCCGCCGGCTGCGGCACGAGCTGGAGCGGCAGAGCCGCGGGGTGCCGCTGACCGCGCTGTCCGAGGAGGGCGGCCTGGCGCTGCTCCCGCAGGAGACGCCGGTGGCCGGGCTCGGCGACGCCGACTGGGTCCGGCTGGGCGCCCTGGTCGAGCAGCTCGGCCGGATCTGCGGCGCCGAACTGCTGGTGGCCGCGGCCGCCGCCGCGCCGGACGGGGTGGCCGAGGCGGCCCGGCTGGTCGGGGAGGTGCGCCAGGTGGCGCAGGCGGCCGGGCTCGGTACGGGCCTGTACCGGCTGGACGACGTGCTGCTGGAGTACCAGTTGAGCCGCCCGGGCCCGGCCCGGGACGGGTTGGCCGCGCTGCTCGCGCCACTGGCCGGGCGCCCGGAGCTGCTGGAGACGTTACGCGCGTTCCAGGCCGCCGGGTTCGACCGGCGCCAGGCGGCCACCCGGCTGCGGGTGCACCCGAACACCGTGGACTACCGGCTGCGCAAGGCCACCGCGCTCACCGGCCTGGACCCGGCCCGGAGCGGCGAGCTGCCGATGCTGCGGGCGGCACTGGCGGCCTTCGACGCGGCAGCGCGCGAGCGGCCGACCAGCGGCTGA
- a CDS encoding ABC transporter permease subunit, giving the protein MTAPTTNVPTTRRTRRVLLRAVPALLLVLLALTGPLLAPHPIDAPVTFPYAEAGAGAPLGGDQLGRDVLSRLLSGGAPLIATALVIALVVTAAATAIGIIAALRPVLGRWIERAADLTILLPSVLAIMLIALAWPAGGRLAVAAAATLLGIPYAVRIVAAAAAPIATTGYIEAAAAGGEKLWHLTVREVLPNLRSTVLALFGLRFVEGIYIVSVAAFLQLGPQPPEADWALMIRENAAGITLNPWAVGAPCLAIGLLAISVNLAAEALAPARPTPETPL; this is encoded by the coding sequence ATGACCGCCCCGACCACGAACGTGCCCACCACCCGCCGAACCCGGCGTGTGCTCCTGCGTGCCGTTCCGGCCCTCCTGCTCGTCCTCCTCGCCCTCACCGGGCCGCTCCTGGCCCCGCACCCGATCGACGCGCCGGTCACCTTCCCCTACGCCGAAGCCGGAGCCGGCGCACCGCTGGGCGGAGACCAGCTCGGCCGCGACGTCCTCAGCCGCCTCCTGAGTGGCGGCGCACCCCTGATCGCCACCGCCCTGGTCATCGCCCTCGTCGTCACCGCGGCCGCCACCGCCATCGGCATCATCGCCGCACTGCGCCCGGTGCTCGGCCGGTGGATCGAACGCGCCGCCGACCTGACGATCCTGCTGCCCTCCGTCCTCGCCATCATGCTCATCGCCCTGGCCTGGCCCGCCGGAGGACGCCTGGCCGTCGCAGCCGCCGCCACCCTCCTCGGCATCCCGTACGCGGTCCGGATCGTCGCCGCCGCGGCCGCCCCCATCGCCACCACCGGCTACATCGAAGCCGCAGCGGCAGGCGGCGAGAAACTGTGGCACCTGACCGTGCGCGAGGTCCTTCCCAACCTGCGCTCCACCGTCCTCGCCCTGTTCGGCCTGCGCTTCGTCGAAGGCATCTACATCGTCTCCGTCGCCGCATTCCTCCAGCTCGGACCCCAACCCCCCGAAGCCGACTGGGCACTGATGATCCGCGAGAACGCCGCCGGCATCACCCTCAACCCCTGGGCCGTCGGCGCCCCCTGCCTGGCCATCGGCCTGCTCGCCATCAGCGTCAACCTCGCCGCCGAAGCCCTCGCCCCCGCCCGGCCCACCCCGGAGACCCCGCTGTGA
- a CDS encoding ABC transporter substrate-binding protein, with translation MGVTRRQLLWAGAGIGAVGALAACGSGTGGSKDTAPSGGDSQQPRTGGTLKVGALGKASAVTRDPHGTQANESDYLIISLLYDTLAIPGATANTAPRLAASWKPSDDLKTWRFTLADGATFHDGTPVTADDVVWSLKRLRNTPAGKSRLPGIQPEGITAEDARTVVLVSDYANADLPLLTRLTTFVLKKDTKDDAIAGAPGTGPFKLDWYRDGNARLVRNDNWYGGKVLLDAVEVRLFESPQAMANALLAGQIDLASNVGAVAARTAEARKDVRIVRRPNDMAMPIVMRTADGPFADARVREALKLAVDRDAMVKQVLSGYGSIANDILGTGDPAFAKDIPQRTRDLAKAKQLLADAGFDTSKTYDLITTEDIAGLAESATLFATQAREAGVKINVVKQDSKVFWDATWLKGTLYTTYWGTNDSVVFFASKTMLSDAGQNESGWNEPTFDETYRKAMGAADATERGKLLHQLQETEFAKSGYLLWGMADGIDLAGAAVRDLPKLPGYGRVQLEKTWLAR, from the coding sequence GTGGGCGTCACCAGACGACAGCTGCTGTGGGCCGGTGCCGGCATCGGGGCGGTCGGCGCACTCGCTGCCTGCGGCAGCGGCACGGGAGGATCCAAGGACACCGCCCCCTCCGGCGGGGACTCCCAACAGCCCCGCACCGGAGGCACGTTGAAGGTCGGCGCGCTCGGCAAGGCCTCCGCCGTCACCCGTGACCCGCACGGCACCCAGGCCAACGAGAGCGACTACCTCATCATCAGCCTGCTCTACGACACGCTCGCGATACCCGGGGCCACGGCCAACACCGCACCCCGCCTCGCCGCCTCCTGGAAGCCCTCGGACGACCTCAAGACCTGGCGCTTCACCCTCGCCGACGGCGCCACCTTCCACGACGGCACCCCCGTCACCGCCGACGACGTCGTCTGGTCGCTCAAGCGCCTGCGCAACACCCCGGCCGGCAAGAGCCGCCTGCCCGGCATCCAGCCCGAGGGCATCACGGCCGAGGACGCCAGGACCGTCGTCCTGGTCTCCGACTACGCCAACGCAGACCTGCCGCTGCTCACCCGCCTGACCACCTTCGTCCTCAAGAAGGACACCAAGGACGACGCGATCGCCGGCGCCCCCGGCACCGGCCCCTTCAAGCTCGACTGGTACCGCGACGGCAACGCCCGCCTGGTGCGCAACGACAACTGGTACGGCGGCAAGGTCCTCCTCGACGCCGTCGAGGTCCGGCTGTTCGAGAGCCCCCAGGCCATGGCCAACGCCCTGCTCGCCGGGCAGATCGACCTCGCCTCCAACGTCGGCGCCGTCGCCGCCCGCACCGCCGAGGCCCGCAAGGACGTCCGGATCGTGCGCCGCCCCAACGACATGGCGATGCCCATCGTCATGCGCACCGCCGACGGCCCGTTCGCCGACGCGCGGGTGCGCGAGGCCCTCAAGCTCGCCGTCGACCGCGACGCCATGGTCAAGCAGGTCCTCTCCGGCTACGGCAGCATCGCCAACGACATCCTCGGCACCGGCGACCCGGCCTTCGCCAAGGACATCCCCCAGCGCACCCGCGACCTCGCCAAGGCCAAGCAGCTGCTCGCCGACGCCGGCTTCGACACCTCCAAGACCTACGACCTGATCACCACCGAGGACATCGCAGGCCTCGCGGAGTCCGCGACCCTGTTCGCCACCCAGGCCCGCGAGGCCGGGGTGAAGATCAACGTGGTGAAGCAGGACTCCAAGGTGTTCTGGGACGCCACCTGGCTCAAGGGCACCCTCTACACCACCTACTGGGGCACCAACGACTCGGTGGTCTTCTTCGCCTCCAAGACGATGCTCTCCGACGCCGGGCAGAACGAGTCCGGCTGGAACGAGCCCACCTTCGACGAGACCTACCGCAAGGCCATGGGCGCCGCCGACGCCACCGAGCGCGGCAAGCTGCTCCACCAGCTCCAGGAGACCGAGTTCGCCAAGTCCGGCTACCTGCTGTGGGGCATGGCCGACGGCATCGACCTCGCCGGCGCTGCCGTGCGCGACCTGCCCAAGCTCCCCGGCTACGGCCGCGTCCAGCTCGAAAAGACCTGGCTGGCGCGTTGA
- a CDS encoding lipase family protein: MSTTAARLLATALAAAVAVTAAPVAGAVASTPSATDRFYVYDGSAPLASLSPGTVLKTRQLPYHLVGIPTPVTAIQLLYRSTDAQGRPSANVTTVLRAPGGDGRRAVSYQSFYDSLNPADGPSRAIAGDVTLGGVIANSEAMFVVPLLLQGYDVVVPDTEGQSADFGAGPEYGTNTLDSIRAATNSAATGLGADTEFGLMGYSGGAVATSWAAALAPSYAPEVNRHLVGFAEGGLLVDPAHNLKYVDGALVWNGLIPLALIGVSRSYGLDLTPYLSDYGLQVHQKLQNGSIVNALGQYPGLTWAKMAKPEYADPDSVPPFVAAVNRVNLGSAGTPTVPGYIAQGGGGFWEGTFNNPAGIGTGDGVMVAGDVRALARQYCDSGNGAIKYDQFDLLSHVGVPAPWAPLALGWLNDRFAGRPAPSDCGSIPGGNSLAPEAVRS, from the coding sequence ATGTCCACAACCGCCGCTCGACTCCTGGCCACCGCCCTCGCCGCGGCGGTGGCCGTCACCGCCGCCCCGGTGGCCGGCGCGGTCGCGAGCACGCCGAGCGCCACCGACCGGTTCTACGTCTACGACGGCAGCGCGCCGCTCGCCTCGCTGTCGCCCGGCACCGTGCTGAAGACCCGCCAACTGCCCTACCACCTGGTCGGCATCCCGACCCCGGTGACCGCGATCCAGCTGCTCTACCGCAGCACCGACGCCCAGGGCCGACCGTCCGCCAACGTGACCACCGTGCTCCGGGCACCGGGCGGCGACGGCCGCAGGGCGGTCTCCTACCAGTCGTTCTACGACTCGCTCAACCCCGCCGACGGGCCGTCCCGGGCGATCGCCGGCGATGTCACGCTGGGCGGGGTGATCGCCAACTCCGAGGCGATGTTCGTGGTGCCGTTGCTGCTCCAGGGCTACGACGTGGTGGTTCCGGACACCGAGGGCCAGTCGGCCGACTTCGGGGCCGGCCCCGAGTACGGCACCAACACGCTGGACTCGATCCGGGCCGCGACCAACTCCGCCGCCACCGGCCTGGGCGCCGACACCGAGTTCGGGCTGATGGGCTACTCCGGCGGCGCCGTCGCCACCAGCTGGGCCGCCGCGCTGGCCCCGAGCTACGCCCCCGAGGTGAACCGGCACCTGGTCGGCTTCGCCGAAGGCGGCCTGCTGGTCGATCCGGCCCACAACCTCAAGTACGTCGACGGCGCGCTGGTGTGGAACGGCCTGATCCCGTTGGCGTTGATCGGCGTTTCCCGCTCCTACGGCCTGGACCTGACGCCCTACCTGAGCGACTACGGCCTGCAGGTCCACCAGAAGCTGCAGAACGGCTCGATCGTCAACGCGCTCGGCCAGTACCCCGGGCTGACCTGGGCGAAGATGGCCAAGCCGGAGTACGCCGACCCCGACTCGGTGCCGCCGTTCGTGGCCGCCGTGAATCGCGTCAACCTGGGCAGCGCCGGCACGCCGACCGTGCCCGGCTACATCGCGCAGGGCGGTGGCGGCTTCTGGGAGGGGACCTTCAACAACCCGGCCGGCATCGGCACCGGCGACGGGGTGATGGTCGCGGGCGACGTGCGGGCGCTGGCTCGGCAGTACTGCGACAGCGGCAACGGCGCGATCAAGTACGACCAGTTCGACCTGCTCAGCCACGTCGGCGTGCCGGCGCCCTGGGCGCCGCTGGCACTGGGCTGGCTGAACGACCGGTTCGCGGGCCGGCCGGCACCCTCGGACTGCGGCTCGATCCCGGGGGGCAACTCGCTGGCGCCGGAGGCGGTGCGGTCCTGA
- a CDS encoding YhgE/Pip domain-containing protein, with product MSPTHPFAVLRTRPLWAGTGVILGAVALLFSLFYLGANINPSGSVRGLPVGLVNADRGITVDGKRLAFGEQAVTAITKEAHREVSWQVLDQKEAEQRLGSGRLYGALVIPEGFSASIAALGGPAAAGPPTRPALTVLTNPSASSMGSGMASRITQQAAHSFSLALGTKLSQRAQAQGGQSGAAERLLLADPVAVQVQDGHPLGSHSGMGLSAFYYALVLVVCGMLGANVVNSQVDVALGYAHSDIGPWRRRRPLLRASRVQTLTVGSALIAGLSVVMATLVLAVAAGPLGMDAPHLPLLWLYSVGTVATVGLGALALLSAFGTPGMLLVTLVFIAMAVPTAGASTPVEALPGFFRFLAEFEPLRQITAGVRAILYYDAQAQAGLARGWAMMAAGLAGALALGFGMTRFYDRRGLHREHEPKAAVAPAAAA from the coding sequence ATGTCCCCCACCCATCCGTTCGCGGTGCTGCGCACCAGGCCCCTGTGGGCCGGCACCGGCGTCATCCTCGGCGCGGTCGCGCTGCTCTTCTCCCTCTTCTACCTGGGCGCGAACATCAACCCGTCGGGGTCGGTACGCGGCCTTCCGGTCGGCCTGGTCAACGCCGACCGAGGCATCACGGTGGACGGGAAGCGGCTCGCCTTCGGCGAGCAGGCCGTCACGGCGATCACCAAGGAGGCCCACCGCGAGGTGTCCTGGCAGGTCCTGGACCAGAAGGAGGCCGAGCAGCGTCTGGGGTCGGGGCGGCTGTACGGCGCGCTCGTCATTCCTGAGGGCTTCTCCGCCTCGATCGCCGCGCTGGGCGGGCCCGCGGCGGCCGGCCCGCCGACCCGCCCGGCGCTGACGGTGCTGACCAACCCGTCGGCGAGCAGCATGGGCTCCGGCATGGCGAGTCGGATCACCCAGCAGGCCGCCCACTCCTTCTCCCTCGCCCTCGGCACCAAGCTCTCCCAACGAGCCCAGGCGCAAGGCGGGCAGTCGGGCGCGGCCGAGCGGCTGCTGCTGGCGGATCCGGTGGCGGTGCAGGTCCAGGACGGGCATCCGCTCGGGTCGCACAGCGGCATGGGGCTGAGCGCCTTCTACTACGCACTGGTGCTGGTGGTGTGCGGCATGCTGGGCGCCAACGTGGTGAACAGCCAGGTGGACGTGGCCCTCGGGTACGCGCACAGCGACATCGGGCCCTGGCGCCGACGCCGTCCGCTGCTGCGGGCGTCGCGGGTGCAGACCCTCACGGTGGGCAGCGCGCTGATCGCGGGCCTGTCGGTGGTGATGGCCACGCTGGTGCTGGCGGTCGCGGCCGGTCCGCTGGGGATGGATGCCCCGCACCTGCCGCTGCTGTGGCTGTACTCGGTGGGCACGGTGGCCACGGTCGGGCTCGGCGCGCTCGCGCTGCTCTCGGCGTTCGGGACGCCCGGGATGCTGCTGGTGACGCTGGTGTTCATCGCGATGGCGGTGCCCACCGCGGGGGCGTCCACGCCCGTCGAGGCGCTGCCCGGCTTCTTCCGGTTCCTGGCGGAGTTCGAACCGCTGCGGCAGATCACCGCGGGCGTGCGCGCCATCCTCTACTACGACGCCCAGGCGCAGGCCGGTCTCGCCCGGGGCTGGGCCATGATGGCGGCCGGTCTGGCCGGGGCGCTGGCGCTCGGATTCGGCATGACCCGCTTCTACGACCGCCGGGGCCTGCACCGGGAGCACGAGCCGAAGGCGGCCGTGGCCCCGGCAGCCGCCGCATGA
- a CDS encoding ABC transporter ATP-binding protein, which yields MSTPAPAAHATALSIALHGAQLLTDATLTLTPGRITAITGPSGAGKTTLLRALTGALPPGAHVTAGHLTVLGHDILTLPPEELRRLRRHQLAYVGQDPGSGLNPRMRVDRLVTETAADRRSTSVPELLRTVHLPLGEGLERRRPAALSGGQQRRVALARALARRPAILLLDEPTAGLDPALRDDIAELLRDIAASDDIAIALTSHDPDFVARCADHVLALWPARPTTAPAVSPAPAERRHTPAPGTEPIVEVTALRATVGTGRERHHVLTAFDLNLPPGTLTGITGPSGCGKTTLLRTLAGLHRPDAGSITLAGEALAPSYRRRTRDQRRRIQLVPQNPLGALNPAHTVGVTLTRPLKLHFALAADRCAERVADLLTSVGLTPDHAARHPHELSGGQRQRVSIARALAAEPDVLLCDEITSALDADTADGIMELLRDLRDTRGLAVVLVSHDLPLVSAHADTVLPLGRPEVASPIGHHPAPSPVPN from the coding sequence GTGAGCACCCCCGCCCCCGCCGCCCACGCCACCGCACTGTCCATCGCCCTGCACGGCGCGCAGCTGCTCACCGACGCCACCCTCACCCTCACCCCGGGCCGCATCACCGCCATCACCGGACCCTCCGGCGCCGGCAAGACCACCCTTCTGCGCGCCCTCACCGGCGCCCTCCCACCCGGCGCGCACGTCACCGCCGGACACCTCACCGTCCTCGGCCACGACATCCTCACCCTCCCGCCCGAGGAACTGCGCCGCCTGCGCCGCCACCAGCTCGCCTACGTCGGCCAGGACCCCGGCTCCGGACTCAACCCCCGCATGCGCGTCGACCGCCTCGTCACCGAGACCGCCGCCGACCGCCGCAGCACCTCCGTCCCGGAGCTGCTGCGCACCGTCCACCTCCCGCTCGGCGAAGGCCTCGAACGCCGCCGCCCGGCAGCCCTGTCCGGCGGACAGCAACGGCGCGTCGCCCTCGCCCGCGCCCTCGCCCGCCGCCCGGCGATCCTCCTGCTCGACGAACCCACCGCCGGCCTCGACCCCGCTCTGCGCGACGACATCGCGGAGCTCCTGCGCGACATCGCGGCCTCCGACGACATCGCCATCGCCCTCACCAGCCACGACCCCGACTTCGTCGCCCGCTGCGCCGACCACGTCCTCGCGCTGTGGCCGGCCCGCCCCACCACCGCCCCGGCCGTCTCTCCGGCCCCGGCCGAGCGCCGTCACACCCCGGCCCCCGGGACCGAGCCCATCGTCGAGGTGACGGCACTGCGCGCCACCGTCGGCACGGGCCGCGAGCGCCACCACGTCCTGACCGCCTTCGACCTCAACCTGCCGCCCGGCACCCTCACCGGCATCACCGGCCCGTCCGGCTGCGGCAAGACCACCCTGCTACGCACCCTTGCCGGCCTTCACCGGCCCGACGCCGGCAGCATCACCCTCGCCGGCGAAGCCCTGGCACCCTCCTACCGGCGCCGTACCCGCGACCAGCGCCGCCGCATCCAACTCGTCCCCCAGAACCCGCTCGGCGCCCTCAACCCCGCCCACACCGTCGGGGTCACCCTCACCCGCCCGCTGAAGCTCCATTTCGCCCTGGCCGCCGACCGCTGCGCCGAGCGCGTCGCCGACCTGCTGACCTCCGTGGGCCTCACCCCCGACCACGCCGCCCGCCACCCCCACGAACTCTCCGGCGGACAGCGCCAGCGCGTCTCCATCGCCCGAGCCCTGGCCGCCGAACCCGACGTCCTGCTCTGCGACGAGATCACCTCCGCCCTCGACGCCGACACCGCCGACGGCATCATGGAACTCCTGCGCGACCTACGGGACACCCGGGGCCTGGCCGTCGTCCTCGTCAGTCACGACCTGCCCCTGGTGTCCGCCCACGCCGACACCGTCCTGCCACTCGGGCGTCCCGAGGTGGCGTCGCCCATCGGCCACCACCCGGCGCCGAGCCCGGTCCCGAACTGA
- a CDS encoding nuclear transport factor 2 family protein, with translation MHPFRKAVEDRDEQAIADLLAENVVFTSPVAFKPYPGKAITAAILRGVLRVFEDFAYVREIANPDGRDHAFVFTATVGGRQVQGCDFLHFDEDGKIDDFTVMVRPLSAAQALAEAMGAQFDRIAAEAAAETAGTAETDVIDVINGR, from the coding sequence ATGCATCCCTTCCGCAAGGCCGTCGAGGACCGCGACGAGCAGGCCATCGCCGATCTGCTCGCCGAGAACGTCGTGTTCACCAGCCCCGTCGCGTTCAAGCCCTACCCGGGCAAGGCGATCACCGCGGCGATCCTGCGCGGCGTGCTGCGTGTCTTCGAGGACTTCGCCTACGTACGGGAGATCGCGAACCCCGACGGACGCGACCACGCCTTCGTCTTCACCGCGACCGTCGGTGGCCGGCAGGTCCAGGGCTGCGACTTCCTGCACTTCGACGAGGACGGGAAGATCGACGACTTCACCGTCATGGTGCGGCCCCTGTCGGCGGCCCAGGCGCTGGCCGAGGCGATGGGCGCCCAGTTCGACCGCATCGCCGCCGAAGCGGCGGCTGAGACGGCAGGGACGGCTGAGACCGACGTGATCGACGTGATCAACGGCCGCTAG